One part of the Arachidicoccus terrestris genome encodes these proteins:
- a CDS encoding transposase codes for MKQAINAYFSERLQDVKSVSSDMNATYKRISKELFPNACVVVDKFHVITHVLDALQQVRKLIKTQVINQGQEDSQADQAPIKGLSELEYIERSRYIIFKRMMHWDEEEQAVMNYLSDRYPILRTALCLTEKIRNWYDKKHIGKDLDFVERDLYDWLDDVVIARIPAFTAIRKMFEKHFDDIVNYFKTGQTNAKAENMNGKIQRFMANNFGIRDRSFFFFRLAGYFS; via the coding sequence ATAAAGCAGGCTATAAATGCCTATTTTTCAGAAAGGTTACAGGATGTCAAATCGGTTAGCAGTGATATGAATGCCACCTACAAAAGGATTAGCAAAGAACTCTTCCCCAATGCCTGCGTTGTAGTAGACAAATTTCATGTAATTACCCATGTACTTGATGCACTGCAACAAGTCCGGAAGCTAATAAAAACTCAGGTCATAAACCAGGGTCAGGAAGATAGTCAGGCAGATCAGGCTCCGATTAAAGGCCTCAGCGAACTGGAATATATTGAACGATCACGGTACATCATATTTAAAAGGATGATGCATTGGGATGAGGAAGAGCAGGCCGTAATGAATTACTTATCAGATCGTTACCCCATACTGCGAACGGCATTATGTCTAACTGAAAAAATCAGAAACTGGTATGACAAAAAGCATATAGGGAAAGATTTAGACTTTGTGGAAAGAGATTTATACGACTGGCTGGATGACGTGGTGATCGCCAGGATCCCCGCATTCACGGCTATTCGGAAAATGTTTGAGAAGCATTTTGATGACATCGTCAACTATTTCAAGACAGGTCAGACAAATGCAAAAGCCGAAAACATGAACGGTAAAATACAGAGATTCATGGCCAACAATTTTGGAATCAGAGACCGAAGTTTCTTCTTTTTTAGACTGGCAGGATATTTCTCCTAG
- a CDS encoding ISAon1 family transposase N-terminal region protein, which yields MKNQENTKESILFGLSRMMVPQDMLEFFEIASIKELNSEWQITLEEKKQLVPAALSGKADVVLDGFCNPKTILSHGFSLKPVYLILRRRRWKVAGTDEHFSNEYGITDHPAKLTNEMAGFFKR from the coding sequence ATGAAAAATCAGGAAAACACGAAGGAGTCCATTCTTTTTGGGTTATCCAGGATGATGGTACCTCAGGATATGCTGGAATTCTTTGAGATAGCATCGATCAAGGAACTTAATTCAGAATGGCAGATCACCCTTGAAGAGAAAAAACAGTTAGTTCCTGCTGCGTTGTCAGGCAAAGCAGATGTTGTCTTAGATGGTTTTTGCAATCCGAAGACGATCCTAAGTCACGGCTTTAGTTTAAAACCGGTGTATTTGATTCTGCGTCGTCGTCGCTGGAAGGTGGCGGGAACCGATGAGCATTTCAGTAATGAATATGGGATCACCGACCATCCAGCGAAATTAACAAACGAAATGGCTGGCTTTTTTAAAAGATAG
- a CDS encoding porin family protein: MKKLFVVLFSLATTAGFSQIRSGNTIIERTRIGVFGGLSIANQITSDQYSDYAYSDNSKAGFIGGVSVSVPISYGWFVQPELSYTGMGTNYYDDYTSDDFQGNINLNMNYLNLPILFRYSQPFTGFGVLFGPQYSYLLSANTQPSGSFKGDFGKGDVTADYKRSDFSGVVGLEYYFPNDGSGGTQFGLSARYQFGFLNINKHGYYYDDGSVANVAIRNNAFFITAGVRF, from the coding sequence ATGAAAAAGCTATTCGTTGTTTTATTCAGTTTGGCAACTACCGCAGGTTTTTCGCAGATCCGCAGCGGTAATACAATTATTGAGCGCACCAGAATCGGTGTATTTGGCGGACTGTCCATCGCCAACCAGATAACCTCTGACCAATATTCTGATTATGCCTATTCAGACAATTCTAAAGCGGGTTTCATTGGCGGCGTTTCAGTCAGCGTGCCGATCAGCTATGGGTGGTTTGTTCAGCCGGAATTAAGTTATACCGGCATGGGGACAAATTATTATGATGACTATACGTCGGATGACTTTCAAGGCAATATAAACCTGAATATGAACTACTTGAATCTGCCTATTTTATTCCGCTACAGTCAGCCATTTACCGGTTTCGGGGTGCTATTCGGACCACAGTACAGTTATCTTTTAAGTGCCAATACGCAGCCTTCAGGTTCTTTTAAAGGCGATTTTGGAAAAGGAGACGTAACAGCCGATTATAAAAGAAGTGATTTTTCAGGTGTAGTTGGGTTGGAATACTATTTCCCTAACGATGGTAGCGGAGGCACCCAATTCGGGCTTTCTGCCAGATACCAGTTTGGATTTTTAAATATTAATAAACACGGATATTATTACGATGACGGATCGGTGGCCAACGTCGCCATTCGCAACAATGCCTTTTTCATTACCGCGGGTGTACGATTCTAA
- a CDS encoding LuxE/PaaK family acyltransferase, with the protein MKAEPEISTDRIFQQSYFDPALALEVFRYQYAHCCVYRQWCDIIGTGVQAVQDITQIPFLPISFFKSRAVKTGEFDPELTFESSGTTQMISSRHLIRDASVYHTSFVKTFELFYGNPKDYCIIGLLPNYLEKGHSSLVKMVHGLIELSKHPESGFYLYDFDRLGKLILNLEKQGQKVLLLGVTFALMDFADRFLLLKQSQNCSYSLTHTVIMDTGGMKGRKKEMTREEVHEYLKSRLGVEAIHSEYGMTELLSQAYSKGNGQYHCPPWMQLLIRDENDPFELKNTGKGLINVIDLANIHSCSFIATDDVGWIYPDHFEIWGRLDHSDLRGCSLLVAG; encoded by the coding sequence ATGAAAGCTGAACCTGAAATATCTACTGATAGGATCTTCCAACAATCATATTTTGATCCTGCCCTGGCACTGGAAGTCTTCCGCTACCAATATGCACACTGCTGTGTATACAGGCAATGGTGTGATATAATTGGAACTGGTGTTCAGGCTGTTCAGGATATAACGCAGATTCCCTTCTTACCGATTTCATTTTTTAAATCCAGAGCGGTGAAAACAGGAGAATTTGATCCCGAGCTCACTTTTGAGAGCAGTGGCACCACCCAAATGATCAGCAGCCGCCATTTAATACGGGATGCATCCGTATACCATACAAGCTTTGTGAAGACCTTTGAACTATTTTATGGTAATCCTAAGGATTATTGTATTATCGGCTTATTGCCAAACTACCTCGAAAAAGGCCATTCTTCTCTTGTAAAAATGGTACACGGGCTGATAGAACTAAGTAAACATCCGGAAAGCGGGTTTTACCTGTATGACTTTGACAGGTTGGGTAAATTAATCCTGAATCTGGAAAAACAAGGGCAAAAGGTCTTGCTTTTGGGTGTGACTTTTGCACTGATGGATTTCGCAGACCGGTTTCTCCTGTTAAAGCAAAGTCAAAACTGTAGCTATTCGCTGACACATACCGTTATTATGGATACAGGAGGGATGAAAGGCCGAAAAAAAGAAATGACGAGAGAAGAGGTGCATGAATATTTAAAATCCAGACTGGGTGTGGAAGCGATACATTCTGAATACGGCATGACAGAGCTGCTCAGTCAGGCATATTCCAAAGGCAATGGACAATACCATTGCCCGCCGTGGATGCAACTATTGATCAGAGATGAAAATGACCCATTCGAACTCAAAAATACAGGCAAGGGGTTAATCAATGTCATTGATCTGGCGAATATCCATAGTTGCAGCTTTATTGCTACCGATGATGTGGGCTGGATTTATCCGGATCACTTTGAGATTTGGGGGCGGTTGGACCATAGTGACTTGAGGGGGTGCAGTCTATTGGTAGCCGGTTAA
- a CDS encoding winged helix-turn-helix transcriptional regulator — MKKREKICPETVTCSVDYAFKRIGGKYKGRILWYLHEHEILRYGELRRTLPDITTKMLTQSLRELELDGLISRKVYQEVPPKVEYALTEIGKELIPFISYLKEWGDKQIARSNELISSTGQLIKKK; from the coding sequence ATGAAAAAAAGGGAAAAGATTTGTCCAGAAACAGTAACCTGTTCTGTTGATTACGCCTTTAAAAGAATCGGAGGAAAATATAAAGGAAGGATTCTTTGGTATTTGCATGAACATGAGATTCTCCGCTATGGAGAATTAAGAAGAACCCTTCCGGACATCACAACTAAAATGTTGACACAAAGCTTAAGAGAGCTTGAGCTAGATGGACTGATATCCAGAAAAGTCTATCAGGAAGTGCCTCCCAAAGTAGAATATGCATTAACAGAAATTGGCAAGGAGTTAATACCATTTATCAGTTATCTAAAAGAGTGGGGGGATAAGCAAATCGCCAGAAGCAATGAGCTAATATCATCTACCGGTCAACTCATTAAAAAAAAATGA
- a CDS encoding SDR family NAD(P)-dependent oxidoreductase, whose protein sequence is MNLKLNGKVAVVTGASKGIGAAIAKQFGGQGAKVVVNYVSSKVDADKVVDEIVNSGGAAIAIQADISKVDHIKRLFEATISQFGKLDILVNNAGVFKIELLDGITEESFHLQVNTHLMGPVFSIQQAVPLFGDRGGSIINVSSTVSQNPVAGVMVYSAAKAGIDNITKALAKELGPKGIRVNAIAPGVTETEGNHKMGIIGGDIEKQMLPLTPLGRIGQPNDIAQVATFLASDESAWITGERITVSGGLL, encoded by the coding sequence ATGAATTTAAAATTAAATGGCAAAGTTGCAGTCGTAACCGGTGCCTCAAAAGGCATAGGCGCCGCTATTGCAAAGCAATTTGGAGGTCAGGGGGCAAAAGTGGTAGTCAATTATGTGTCTAGCAAAGTTGACGCTGATAAAGTAGTGGATGAGATTGTTAACTCCGGTGGCGCTGCTATCGCGATTCAGGCTGATATCTCAAAAGTTGATCATATAAAGCGCCTATTTGAAGCAACGATAAGTCAATTTGGCAAATTGGATATACTGGTCAACAATGCAGGCGTATTTAAGATTGAATTGCTTGACGGTATTACGGAGGAAAGCTTCCATTTACAAGTTAACACGCATTTGATGGGGCCTGTTTTTAGTATTCAGCAGGCCGTGCCACTATTTGGAGACAGGGGCGGCAGTATTATTAATGTGAGTTCTACGGTAAGCCAGAATCCTGTTGCCGGAGTGATGGTTTATTCTGCGGCAAAAGCGGGCATAGACAATATCACTAAAGCATTGGCTAAAGAATTAGGACCTAAAGGAATTCGGGTAAACGCCATTGCTCCTGGTGTGACAGAGACAGAGGGAAACCATAAAATGGGGATTATCGGTGGTGATATTGAAAAGCAAATGCTGCCTTTGACGCCATTAGGGCGAATTGGCCAGCCCAATGATATTGCTCAGGTGGCCACGTTTCTGGCTTCTGATGAATCGGCCTGGATAACAGGTGAAAGAATTACCGTTTCTGGAGGCCTTCTTTAA